One segment of Apus apus isolate bApuApu2 chromosome 1, bApuApu2.pri.cur, whole genome shotgun sequence DNA contains the following:
- the LOC127391801 gene encoding RCC1 and BTB domain-containing protein 2 isoform X1, with product MEHESPPSQEVSGKALEATLLSALKMLDVGKWPIFSLCSQEELKLIRQACVFGSAGNEVLYATENDEVFVLGMNCSGCLGTGDMQSTIEPRRLDSLCGKKIACLSYGSGPHVVLATEEGEVYTWGHNAYSQLGNGTTNHGFIPCQVSTNLVNKKVIEVACGSHHSMVLTSDGEVYTWGYNNSGQVGSGSTANQPIPRRVTSCLQNKIVVNIACGQMCSMAVVENGEVYVWGYNGNGQLGLGSSGNQPTPCRIAALQGIRVQRVACGYAHTLVLTDEGQIYAWGANSYGQLGTGNKSNQSYPTTVIVDKDRVVEIAACHSAHTSAAKTQSGQVYMWGQCRGQSVILPHLTHFACTDDVFACFATPAVMWRLLSVEPDDHLTVAQSLKKEFDNPETADLKFLVDGKYIHVHKVLLKIRCEHFRSVLNNDDEVIEMSEFSYPVYRAFLEYLYTDNIRLPPEDAIGLLDLATLYGENRLKKLCQQTIKQGICEENAIALLSAAVKYEAQDLEEFCFRFCINHLTVVTQTQGFAEMDHDLLKNFISKASRVGAFRN from the exons ATGGAGCATGAATCTCCTCCTTCCCAAGAAGTCAGTGGCAAG GCCTTGGAGGCAACATTATTGTCAGCCCTAAAGATGCTGGATGTTGGGAAATGGCcgattttttctctctgttcccAAGAAGAGCTCAAGTTAATTCGTCAAGCCTGTGTATTTGGCAGTGCTGGTAATGAAGTGTTGTATGCAACTGAAAATGATGAG GTCTTTGTGCTTGGCATGAACTGCAGTGGGTGTTTGGGAACTGGTGACATGCAGAGCACTATTGAACCAAGGAGGTTAGATTCTCTGTGTGGCAAAAAGATAGCCTGTCTGAGTTACGGAAGCGGCCCTCATGTTGTTCTTGCCACAGAAG aAGGAGAAGTGTATACATGGGGACATAATGCTTATAGTCAGTTGGGCAATGGTACAACAAATCATGGTTTCATTCCCTGTCAAGTCTCTACTAACTTGGTCAACAAGAAAGTCATTGAAGTTGCCTGTGGGTCTCATCATTCTATGGTGTTAACATCTGATGGAGAG GTATACACATGGGGCTATAATAACTCAGGCCAAGTTGGATCTGGTTCAACAGCTAATCAACCAATTCCTCGAAGAGTTACCAGCTGcctacaaaataaaatagtagTTAATATAGCTTGTGGACAGATGTGCTCTATGGCTGTGGtggaaaatggagag GTCTATGTCTGGGGCTACAATGGCAATGGCCAGCTTGGACTGGGCAGCAGTGGCAACCAGCCGACCCCCTGCCGAATAGCAGCTTTGCAAGGCATTCGTGTGCAGCGG GTTGCCTGTGGCTATGCACATACATTAGTGCTAACAGATGAAGGTCAGATTTATGCCTGGGGAGCCAATTCGTATGGCCAGTTAGGTACTGGTAATAAAAGTAACCAGTCTTACCCTACAACAGTTATTGTGGATAAGGACAG AGTTGTGGAGATTGCAGCCTGCCACTCTGCTCACACCTCAGCTGCCAAGACCCAGAGCGGCCAGGTGTACATGTGGGGCCAGTGCCGTGGGCAGTCAGTGATCCTGCCCCACCTCACTCACTTTGCCTGCACTGACGATGTGTTTGCTTGCTTTGCTACCCCTGCTGTCATGTGGCGTCTTCTGTCAGTAG AGCCTGATGACCACCTAACAGTAGCCCAATCACTGAAGAAGGAATTTGACAACCCTGAAACTGCAGACCTGAAGTTTCTAGTGGATGGAAAATACATTCATGTTCATAAAGTTCTTCTCAAAATTAG GTGTGAACATTTTCGTTCTGTACTGAATAATGACGATGAAGTTATAGAAATGAGTGAATTTTCTTATCCCGTTTACCGAGCCTTCCTGGAATACCTGTATACAGACAACATAAGGCTCCCCCCTGAAGATGCAATAG GACTGCTAGATTTGGCAACGCTCTATGGGGAAAACAGGTTGAAAAAGCTTTGCCAGCAGACGATCAAGCAGGGCATCTGTGAGGAGAATGCCATTgctcttctttctgctgctgtcaaatATGAAGCCCAG gatTTGGAAGAATTTTGCTTCAGATTTTGCATAAACCATTTAACTGTTGTTACACAAACTCAAGGCTTTGCAGAAATGGACCACGACCTCCTGAAAAACTTCATCAGCAAAGCAAGCAGAGTTGGAGCATTCCGGAACTGA
- the LOC127391801 gene encoding RCC1 and BTB domain-containing protein 2 isoform X3 has product MEHESPPSQEVSGKALEATLLSALKMLDVGKWPIFSLCSQEELKLIRQACVFGSAGNEVLYATENDEVFVLGMNCSGCLGTGDMQSTIEPRRLDSLCGKKIACLSYGSGPHVVLATEEGEVYTWGHNAYSQLGNGTTNHGFIPCQVSTNLVNKKVIEVACGSHHSMVLTSDGEVYTWGYNNSGQVGSGSTANQPIPRRVTSCLQNKIVVNIACGQMCSMAVVENGEVYVWGYNGNGQLGLGSSGNQPTPCRIAALQGIRVQRVACGYAHTLVLTDEGQIYAWGANSYGQLEPDDHLTVAQSLKKEFDNPETADLKFLVDGKYIHVHKVLLKIRCEHFRSVLNNDDEVIEMSEFSYPVYRAFLEYLYTDNIRLPPEDAIGLLDLATLYGENRLKKLCQQTIKQGICEENAIALLSAAVKYEAQDLEEFCFRFCINHLTVVTQTQGFAEMDHDLLKNFISKASRVGAFRN; this is encoded by the exons ATGGAGCATGAATCTCCTCCTTCCCAAGAAGTCAGTGGCAAG GCCTTGGAGGCAACATTATTGTCAGCCCTAAAGATGCTGGATGTTGGGAAATGGCcgattttttctctctgttcccAAGAAGAGCTCAAGTTAATTCGTCAAGCCTGTGTATTTGGCAGTGCTGGTAATGAAGTGTTGTATGCAACTGAAAATGATGAG GTCTTTGTGCTTGGCATGAACTGCAGTGGGTGTTTGGGAACTGGTGACATGCAGAGCACTATTGAACCAAGGAGGTTAGATTCTCTGTGTGGCAAAAAGATAGCCTGTCTGAGTTACGGAAGCGGCCCTCATGTTGTTCTTGCCACAGAAG aAGGAGAAGTGTATACATGGGGACATAATGCTTATAGTCAGTTGGGCAATGGTACAACAAATCATGGTTTCATTCCCTGTCAAGTCTCTACTAACTTGGTCAACAAGAAAGTCATTGAAGTTGCCTGTGGGTCTCATCATTCTATGGTGTTAACATCTGATGGAGAG GTATACACATGGGGCTATAATAACTCAGGCCAAGTTGGATCTGGTTCAACAGCTAATCAACCAATTCCTCGAAGAGTTACCAGCTGcctacaaaataaaatagtagTTAATATAGCTTGTGGACAGATGTGCTCTATGGCTGTGGtggaaaatggagag GTCTATGTCTGGGGCTACAATGGCAATGGCCAGCTTGGACTGGGCAGCAGTGGCAACCAGCCGACCCCCTGCCGAATAGCAGCTTTGCAAGGCATTCGTGTGCAGCGG GTTGCCTGTGGCTATGCACATACATTAGTGCTAACAGATGAAGGTCAGATTTATGCCTGGGGAGCCAATTCGTATGGCCAGTTAG AGCCTGATGACCACCTAACAGTAGCCCAATCACTGAAGAAGGAATTTGACAACCCTGAAACTGCAGACCTGAAGTTTCTAGTGGATGGAAAATACATTCATGTTCATAAAGTTCTTCTCAAAATTAG GTGTGAACATTTTCGTTCTGTACTGAATAATGACGATGAAGTTATAGAAATGAGTGAATTTTCTTATCCCGTTTACCGAGCCTTCCTGGAATACCTGTATACAGACAACATAAGGCTCCCCCCTGAAGATGCAATAG GACTGCTAGATTTGGCAACGCTCTATGGGGAAAACAGGTTGAAAAAGCTTTGCCAGCAGACGATCAAGCAGGGCATCTGTGAGGAGAATGCCATTgctcttctttctgctgctgtcaaatATGAAGCCCAG gatTTGGAAGAATTTTGCTTCAGATTTTGCATAAACCATTTAACTGTTGTTACACAAACTCAAGGCTTTGCAGAAATGGACCACGACCTCCTGAAAAACTTCATCAGCAAAGCAAGCAGAGTTGGAGCATTCCGGAACTGA
- the LOC127391801 gene encoding RCC1 and BTB domain-containing protein 2 isoform X2: protein MEHESPPSQEVSGKALEATLLSALKMLDVGKWPIFSLCSQEELKLIRQACVFGSAGNEVLYATENDEVFVLGMNCSGCLGTGDMQSTIEPRRLDSLCGKKIACLSYGSGPHVVLATEVSTNLVNKKVIEVACGSHHSMVLTSDGEVYTWGYNNSGQVGSGSTANQPIPRRVTSCLQNKIVVNIACGQMCSMAVVENGEVYVWGYNGNGQLGLGSSGNQPTPCRIAALQGIRVQRVACGYAHTLVLTDEGQIYAWGANSYGQLGTGNKSNQSYPTTVIVDKDRVVEIAACHSAHTSAAKTQSGQVYMWGQCRGQSVILPHLTHFACTDDVFACFATPAVMWRLLSVEPDDHLTVAQSLKKEFDNPETADLKFLVDGKYIHVHKVLLKIRCEHFRSVLNNDDEVIEMSEFSYPVYRAFLEYLYTDNIRLPPEDAIGLLDLATLYGENRLKKLCQQTIKQGICEENAIALLSAAVKYEAQDLEEFCFRFCINHLTVVTQTQGFAEMDHDLLKNFISKASRVGAFRN, encoded by the exons ATGGAGCATGAATCTCCTCCTTCCCAAGAAGTCAGTGGCAAG GCCTTGGAGGCAACATTATTGTCAGCCCTAAAGATGCTGGATGTTGGGAAATGGCcgattttttctctctgttcccAAGAAGAGCTCAAGTTAATTCGTCAAGCCTGTGTATTTGGCAGTGCTGGTAATGAAGTGTTGTATGCAACTGAAAATGATGAG GTCTTTGTGCTTGGCATGAACTGCAGTGGGTGTTTGGGAACTGGTGACATGCAGAGCACTATTGAACCAAGGAGGTTAGATTCTCTGTGTGGCAAAAAGATAGCCTGTCTGAGTTACGGAAGCGGCCCTCATGTTGTTCTTGCCACAGAAG TCTCTACTAACTTGGTCAACAAGAAAGTCATTGAAGTTGCCTGTGGGTCTCATCATTCTATGGTGTTAACATCTGATGGAGAG GTATACACATGGGGCTATAATAACTCAGGCCAAGTTGGATCTGGTTCAACAGCTAATCAACCAATTCCTCGAAGAGTTACCAGCTGcctacaaaataaaatagtagTTAATATAGCTTGTGGACAGATGTGCTCTATGGCTGTGGtggaaaatggagag GTCTATGTCTGGGGCTACAATGGCAATGGCCAGCTTGGACTGGGCAGCAGTGGCAACCAGCCGACCCCCTGCCGAATAGCAGCTTTGCAAGGCATTCGTGTGCAGCGG GTTGCCTGTGGCTATGCACATACATTAGTGCTAACAGATGAAGGTCAGATTTATGCCTGGGGAGCCAATTCGTATGGCCAGTTAGGTACTGGTAATAAAAGTAACCAGTCTTACCCTACAACAGTTATTGTGGATAAGGACAG AGTTGTGGAGATTGCAGCCTGCCACTCTGCTCACACCTCAGCTGCCAAGACCCAGAGCGGCCAGGTGTACATGTGGGGCCAGTGCCGTGGGCAGTCAGTGATCCTGCCCCACCTCACTCACTTTGCCTGCACTGACGATGTGTTTGCTTGCTTTGCTACCCCTGCTGTCATGTGGCGTCTTCTGTCAGTAG AGCCTGATGACCACCTAACAGTAGCCCAATCACTGAAGAAGGAATTTGACAACCCTGAAACTGCAGACCTGAAGTTTCTAGTGGATGGAAAATACATTCATGTTCATAAAGTTCTTCTCAAAATTAG GTGTGAACATTTTCGTTCTGTACTGAATAATGACGATGAAGTTATAGAAATGAGTGAATTTTCTTATCCCGTTTACCGAGCCTTCCTGGAATACCTGTATACAGACAACATAAGGCTCCCCCCTGAAGATGCAATAG GACTGCTAGATTTGGCAACGCTCTATGGGGAAAACAGGTTGAAAAAGCTTTGCCAGCAGACGATCAAGCAGGGCATCTGTGAGGAGAATGCCATTgctcttctttctgctgctgtcaaatATGAAGCCCAG gatTTGGAAGAATTTTGCTTCAGATTTTGCATAAACCATTTAACTGTTGTTACACAAACTCAAGGCTTTGCAGAAATGGACCACGACCTCCTGAAAAACTTCATCAGCAAAGCAAGCAGAGTTGGAGCATTCCGGAACTGA
- the LOC127391801 gene encoding RCC1 and BTB domain-containing protein 2 isoform X5 codes for MLFLPQKVYTWGYNNSGQVGSGSTANQPIPRRVTSCLQNKIVVNIACGQMCSMAVVENGEVYVWGYNGNGQLGLGSSGNQPTPCRIAALQGIRVQRVACGYAHTLVLTDEGQIYAWGANSYGQLGTGNKSNQSYPTTVIVDKDRVVEIAACHSAHTSAAKTQSGQVYMWGQCRGQSVILPHLTHFACTDDVFACFATPAVMWRLLSVEPDDHLTVAQSLKKEFDNPETADLKFLVDGKYIHVHKVLLKIRCEHFRSVLNNDDEVIEMSEFSYPVYRAFLEYLYTDNIRLPPEDAIGLLDLATLYGENRLKKLCQQTIKQGICEENAIALLSAAVKYEAQDLEEFCFRFCINHLTVVTQTQGFAEMDHDLLKNFISKASRVGAFRN; via the exons ATGTTGTTCTTGCCACAGAAG GTATACACATGGGGCTATAATAACTCAGGCCAAGTTGGATCTGGTTCAACAGCTAATCAACCAATTCCTCGAAGAGTTACCAGCTGcctacaaaataaaatagtagTTAATATAGCTTGTGGACAGATGTGCTCTATGGCTGTGGtggaaaatggagag GTCTATGTCTGGGGCTACAATGGCAATGGCCAGCTTGGACTGGGCAGCAGTGGCAACCAGCCGACCCCCTGCCGAATAGCAGCTTTGCAAGGCATTCGTGTGCAGCGG GTTGCCTGTGGCTATGCACATACATTAGTGCTAACAGATGAAGGTCAGATTTATGCCTGGGGAGCCAATTCGTATGGCCAGTTAGGTACTGGTAATAAAAGTAACCAGTCTTACCCTACAACAGTTATTGTGGATAAGGACAG AGTTGTGGAGATTGCAGCCTGCCACTCTGCTCACACCTCAGCTGCCAAGACCCAGAGCGGCCAGGTGTACATGTGGGGCCAGTGCCGTGGGCAGTCAGTGATCCTGCCCCACCTCACTCACTTTGCCTGCACTGACGATGTGTTTGCTTGCTTTGCTACCCCTGCTGTCATGTGGCGTCTTCTGTCAGTAG AGCCTGATGACCACCTAACAGTAGCCCAATCACTGAAGAAGGAATTTGACAACCCTGAAACTGCAGACCTGAAGTTTCTAGTGGATGGAAAATACATTCATGTTCATAAAGTTCTTCTCAAAATTAG GTGTGAACATTTTCGTTCTGTACTGAATAATGACGATGAAGTTATAGAAATGAGTGAATTTTCTTATCCCGTTTACCGAGCCTTCCTGGAATACCTGTATACAGACAACATAAGGCTCCCCCCTGAAGATGCAATAG GACTGCTAGATTTGGCAACGCTCTATGGGGAAAACAGGTTGAAAAAGCTTTGCCAGCAGACGATCAAGCAGGGCATCTGTGAGGAGAATGCCATTgctcttctttctgctgctgtcaaatATGAAGCCCAG gatTTGGAAGAATTTTGCTTCAGATTTTGCATAAACCATTTAACTGTTGTTACACAAACTCAAGGCTTTGCAGAAATGGACCACGACCTCCTGAAAAACTTCATCAGCAAAGCAAGCAGAGTTGGAGCATTCCGGAACTGA
- the LOC127391801 gene encoding RCC1 and BTB domain-containing protein 2 isoform X4, producing the protein MVLTSDGEVYTWGYNNSGQVGSGSTANQPIPRRVTSCLQNKIVVNIACGQMCSMAVVENGEVYVWGYNGNGQLGLGSSGNQPTPCRIAALQGIRVQRVACGYAHTLVLTDEGQIYAWGANSYGQLGTGNKSNQSYPTTVIVDKDRVVEIAACHSAHTSAAKTQSGQVYMWGQCRGQSVILPHLTHFACTDDVFACFATPAVMWRLLSVEPDDHLTVAQSLKKEFDNPETADLKFLVDGKYIHVHKVLLKIRCEHFRSVLNNDDEVIEMSEFSYPVYRAFLEYLYTDNIRLPPEDAIGLLDLATLYGENRLKKLCQQTIKQGICEENAIALLSAAVKYEAQDLEEFCFRFCINHLTVVTQTQGFAEMDHDLLKNFISKASRVGAFRN; encoded by the exons ATGGTGTTAACATCTGATGGAGAG GTATACACATGGGGCTATAATAACTCAGGCCAAGTTGGATCTGGTTCAACAGCTAATCAACCAATTCCTCGAAGAGTTACCAGCTGcctacaaaataaaatagtagTTAATATAGCTTGTGGACAGATGTGCTCTATGGCTGTGGtggaaaatggagag GTCTATGTCTGGGGCTACAATGGCAATGGCCAGCTTGGACTGGGCAGCAGTGGCAACCAGCCGACCCCCTGCCGAATAGCAGCTTTGCAAGGCATTCGTGTGCAGCGG GTTGCCTGTGGCTATGCACATACATTAGTGCTAACAGATGAAGGTCAGATTTATGCCTGGGGAGCCAATTCGTATGGCCAGTTAGGTACTGGTAATAAAAGTAACCAGTCTTACCCTACAACAGTTATTGTGGATAAGGACAG AGTTGTGGAGATTGCAGCCTGCCACTCTGCTCACACCTCAGCTGCCAAGACCCAGAGCGGCCAGGTGTACATGTGGGGCCAGTGCCGTGGGCAGTCAGTGATCCTGCCCCACCTCACTCACTTTGCCTGCACTGACGATGTGTTTGCTTGCTTTGCTACCCCTGCTGTCATGTGGCGTCTTCTGTCAGTAG AGCCTGATGACCACCTAACAGTAGCCCAATCACTGAAGAAGGAATTTGACAACCCTGAAACTGCAGACCTGAAGTTTCTAGTGGATGGAAAATACATTCATGTTCATAAAGTTCTTCTCAAAATTAG GTGTGAACATTTTCGTTCTGTACTGAATAATGACGATGAAGTTATAGAAATGAGTGAATTTTCTTATCCCGTTTACCGAGCCTTCCTGGAATACCTGTATACAGACAACATAAGGCTCCCCCCTGAAGATGCAATAG GACTGCTAGATTTGGCAACGCTCTATGGGGAAAACAGGTTGAAAAAGCTTTGCCAGCAGACGATCAAGCAGGGCATCTGTGAGGAGAATGCCATTgctcttctttctgctgctgtcaaatATGAAGCCCAG gatTTGGAAGAATTTTGCTTCAGATTTTGCATAAACCATTTAACTGTTGTTACACAAACTCAAGGCTTTGCAGAAATGGACCACGACCTCCTGAAAAACTTCATCAGCAAAGCAAGCAGAGTTGGAGCATTCCGGAACTGA